Genomic window (Candidatus Gastranaerophilales bacterium):
AATCGACATTTGCTCCACAAGTTTTCTCGATAAAAGCATATTTAACAACCTCGCCTAAACCTGTTTTAAGTTGTCTATCGTCAAGAGTTTCAAGTATTTTTGTATCCGCCAAAACAATTTTTGGCTGATAAAACGCTCCGAGCATATTTTTTCCTAAAGGGTGATTAACGGCAACTTTTCCACCAACAGAAGAATCAACTTGTGCTAAAAGTGTCGTTGGAATTTGTATAAAATCAAGCCCCCTTTGGTAGATTGAAGCCGCGAAACCTGCCATATCTCCAATTACACCGCCACCAAAAGTAACAATCGCATCGTTTCTTTCGAGTTTCATTTCCAAAGCTTTATCAGTTATTTCCTGCAAAACCTCTATATTTTTGTACTCCTCGCCATCCGGCAAGACCAAATATTCGGCTTGAGGAAGCGAAATCGCACAATTATAGATAGAAAATATTGTTTCATTAGTCACAATCAAAAATTTCTTCGCATTCGTAACCTTTTTTATATAATCATACGAATTTTTTAATATGTCATAACCTATAATGATAGGATATTCGCTCTCTTTTTGAGCTGCTATTTTAACTTTTAATTCTTGCATTCATTATA
Coding sequences:
- the aroB gene encoding 3-dehydroquinate synthase; amino-acid sequence: MQELKVKIAAQKESEYPIIIGYDILKNSYDYIKKVTNAKKFLIVTNETIFSIYNCAISLPQAEYLVLPDGEEYKNIEVLQEITDKALEMKLERNDAIVTFGGGVIGDMAGFAASIYQRGLDFIQIPTTLLAQVDSSVGGKVAVNHPLGKNMLGAFYQPKIVLADTKILETLDDRQLKTGLGEVVKYAFIEKTCGANVDYNLFEYLENNAQKILMRDKDILREIIKISCSLKASVVNQDEKEKGLRAILNLGHTFAHAFEKVTDYKIYTHGEAVAKGVELSLFTALEKDLISDNYFVRGMNLIKQFDFQFDKSVVFNPDELIEAMSLDKKVDGGKLRFVLPVKEKEVQIFNDIDTKTLYSVFSKAL